From Alcaligenes faecalis, the proteins below share one genomic window:
- a CDS encoding glycosyltransferase family 2 protein, with product MASSSTTEVEQRAVTGSGTRLSVILITKNEQAHIRACLESVAFADEIIVVDSGSTDQTVEIARSMGAKVTVTPDWPGFGPQKNRALDQATGEWVLSIDADERVTPELARLIQQEMAQPRGTAYRIARLSEFAGRWMRHSGWWPDRVLRLFKRGTARFNDAKVHESVQTDHPVLILDGHFLHYPYASLEIFIDKINRYSSDAARQMQAKGKTTSLPGIAGHASWTFVRHYIVRRGFLDGPQGFILACMAASGSLFRYSKLWYYTRQKSV from the coding sequence ATGGCGTCGTCGTCAACGACAGAAGTAGAGCAGCGCGCTGTGACCGGCTCCGGCACGCGCCTGTCCGTTATCCTGATTACCAAAAACGAGCAGGCGCATATTCGTGCCTGCTTGGAGTCGGTCGCCTTTGCGGACGAGATCATTGTGGTGGATTCGGGCAGTACCGACCAGACCGTGGAAATTGCCCGCTCCATGGGCGCGAAAGTCACGGTCACCCCGGATTGGCCCGGCTTTGGCCCACAGAAAAATCGGGCGCTGGATCAGGCCACGGGCGAGTGGGTGCTGTCCATTGATGCGGATGAGCGCGTCACCCCGGAGCTGGCACGGCTGATTCAGCAAGAAATGGCCCAACCGCGTGGCACGGCTTACCGGATTGCCCGTCTGTCCGAATTTGCTGGCCGCTGGATGCGCCATAGTGGTTGGTGGCCAGACCGGGTTCTGCGTCTGTTCAAGCGTGGCACCGCCCGTTTTAACGATGCCAAGGTCCATGAAAGCGTACAGACCGACCATCCCGTCCTGATTCTGGACGGGCATTTTCTGCATTATCCCTACGCCAGCCTCGAGATCTTTATCGACAAGATCAACCGTTACTCGTCGGATGCAGCGCGTCAAATGCAGGCCAAGGGCAAAACCACCAGCCTGCCAGGTATTGCCGGACATGCCAGCTGGACCTTTGTGCGTCACTATATTGTTCGACGCGGTTTTCTGGATGGCCCGCAAGGCTTCATTCTGGCGTGCATGGCCGCTTCTGGCAGCCTGTTTCGATATAGTAAGCTGTGGTATTACACCCGTCAGAAGTCTGTTTAG